Genomic DNA from bacterium:
CGAATATCCTTTTTTGATTGCTGACATATTCTATAGAAGCCCATTTTGCCCTTCCGCCAAGATACTCCCTATTTAGTTTCTCTGATAGCTTTTCAAGATTTGTGCTATCATTTAATTCCCTCTTTTTCTTTTGGTCTTCTGCCCACATAAGCATCTTATCAACCCACTTTTTCTCCTCATGTTCACATAAACCTTCTGGAAGATATATGTATAATTTACCCTCAATAATCTTGGCATATACGGTCTTCCTTCTCTTATTGCTTTTAATTACCTCAAAATCCATTGCAATTCATCCAAGCTTTTCCACCCTCCTTTTATGCCTTCCTTTTTCAGGCTCTGCTTCTAAAAATGCATCAACAATTTTAAATCCTTCGTCTTCCTTTAAAAACCTTCCAGAAAGGCATAGAATATTTGCATGGTTATGTTGCCTTGCAAGCCTTGCAAAATCTTCTGTATGGCATAAAGCAGCCCTTACCTTAGAAATTCTATTAGCAGAAATAGACATCCCAATTCCTGTGCCACAAATAAGGATACCCAATGAGGCTTTATTCTTTGAGACAAAATCTCCTACAAGAAATCCATAATCGGGATAATCGCAAGATTCCTCCTTGTCTGTCCCAAAATCCTTAATCTCAAAGCCCTTATTTACAAGATATTCCTTTATCTTCTCCTTCAGGGCAAAACCAGCGTGGTCAGAGCCAAGTGCAATTACCATTTAAGAAACTAAAAACTATCATTAAATATTATCCCAATTTATCTTATCTATACATCTCTTTATCTTCAAAAAACAGGTCTCGTATGCCTCAATAGAACCACCAAAAGGGTCAGGTATCTCTGGATCTTCTTCTTTCGCATATTCACTAAGAAGATGTATTTTAGAGCTTGTCTCTGGAAAGAGGGAGGCAATCCTTTCTTTCTGATACATTTCCATTGTAAAGATAATATCTGCCCATAAAACCATATCATGGCTTATCTGCTTGATAGTATGAAATGAAGAGGGAATCCCCTGGTCTTCTAAAACCTTCGTTGTCAAATGAGGAA
This window encodes:
- the rpiB gene encoding ribose 5-phosphate isomerase B, whose product is MVIALGSDHAGFALKEKIKEYLVNKGFEIKDFGTDKEESCDYPDYGFLVGDFVSKNKASLGILICGTGIGMSISANRISKVRAALCHTEDFARLARQHNHANILCLSGRFLKEDEGFKIVDAFLEAEPEKGRHKRRVEKLG
- a CDS encoding M48 family metallopeptidase; translated protein: MDFEVIKSNKRRKTVYAKIIEGKLYIYLPEGLCEHEEKKWVDKMLMWAEDQKKKRELNDSTNLEKLSEKLNREYLGGRAKWASIEYVSNQKRIFGSCSVKSGEIRISDKLAKMPDWVRDYVVLHELAHLIYPDHSKPFWRLVNQYRLTERARGYLMAVHLEQDEAK
- a CDS encoding low molecular weight protein arginine phosphatase, encoding MQGYDENRLKRVLFVCTGNSCRSVMAEKYLTSLNFGLEVLSCGISALEGFDLPHLTTKVLEDQGIPSSFHTIKQISHDMVLWADIIFTMEMYQKERIASLFPETSSKIHLLSEYAKEEDPEIPDPFGGSIEAYETCFLKIKRCIDKINWDNI